From one Rhodamnia argentea isolate NSW1041297 chromosome 1, ASM2092103v1, whole genome shotgun sequence genomic stretch:
- the LOC115752849 gene encoding protein DEHYDRATION-INDUCED 19 homolog 3-like produces the protein MDGDSWSARLSSASKRYQPALHSRSDMFMGFEEFDGDYDIREEFPCPFCSEFFDILGLCCHIDDEHQLEARNGVCPVCAMRVGFDMVAHITLQHGNILKMQRKRKSRKGGSHSTLSLLRRELREGTLQSLLGGSSSMLSSTNVAPDPLLSSFILPVAGNLSSSQPSLQIETSSAKKNLNENVAESHSQASPLSDKDREERAKRCEFASELLWSTIIDDNL, from the exons atgGACGGCGATTCGTGGAGCGCGCGTTTGTCCTCGGCCTCGAAGCGATACCAGCCCGCTCTCCACTCGAGATCCG ATATGTTTATGGGGTTTGAAGAATTTGATGGAGATTATGATATAAGAGAGGAGTTTCCTTGCCCATTCTGCTCCGAGTTCTTTGACATCCTGGGCTTGTGCTGCCACATAGATGATGAGCATCAGTTGGAGGCAAGGAATGGG GTTTGTCCAGTTTGTGCAATGAGAGTGGGGTTTGATATGGTTGCACACATAACCTTACAGCATGGAAATATTTTGAAG ATGCAGCGTAAGAGGAAATCACGTAAAGGCGGATCTCACTCCACACTTTCTTTGTTGAGGAGAGAACTACGAGAAGGGACTCTCCAATCCCTTCTGGGTGGCTCGTCCAGTATGCTTTCTTCAACAAATGTGGCTCCAGATCCCTTGTTGTCATCCTTCATTTTGCCTGTTGCTGGGAATCTCTCCAGTTCTCAGCCGTCCCTTCAAATAGAAACAAGCTCAGCcaagaaaaatttaaatgagAATGTGGCAGAAAG CCACAGTCAAGCATCGCCTTTGTCGGACAAGGATCGTGAAGAGAGGGCAAAAAGATGTGAATTTGCGTCTGAGCTATTATGGTCCACCATCATCGACGATAATTTATGA